One segment of Mycolicibacterium sp. YH-1 DNA contains the following:
- a CDS encoding class I SAM-dependent methyltransferase, with amino-acid sequence MFFESDAYEGFMGRWSRRLAPLLIDFAEVGAGQAVLDVGSGTGALTFAAAAVPATRVTGVDPAQQYIEYARVRADGASVRFEVADAQALPFSDATFDRALALLSLNFVPDPGRALDEMSRVTRPGGVVAAAVWDYGGGMEMLRAFWDEAVALDPTAPDERRMPLSRRGELAALWSAHGLESVEERRLVIEMTFTSFDDYWRGFLGGQGPAGRYTATLTESQRAALRSRLHDRLAPSGEGFTLRACAWAARGVVTR; translated from the coding sequence ATGTTCTTCGAGAGCGACGCCTATGAAGGATTCATGGGCCGGTGGAGTCGTCGCCTGGCGCCACTGCTGATCGACTTCGCAGAGGTCGGCGCGGGTCAGGCGGTACTCGACGTCGGCTCGGGAACCGGGGCGCTGACATTCGCGGCCGCCGCAGTGCCCGCCACCCGGGTGACCGGCGTCGATCCCGCGCAGCAGTACATCGAGTACGCGCGGGTGCGCGCCGACGGTGCGAGCGTACGGTTCGAAGTCGCCGACGCGCAGGCGTTGCCGTTCTCCGACGCCACATTTGACCGCGCACTCGCGCTGCTTTCGCTCAACTTCGTCCCCGATCCCGGCCGCGCATTGGATGAGATGAGTCGCGTGACCCGACCGGGAGGTGTTGTCGCTGCGGCAGTTTGGGACTACGGCGGCGGTATGGAGATGCTCAGAGCGTTCTGGGACGAGGCCGTTGCCCTGGATCCAACCGCCCCCGACGAACGTCGGATGCCACTGTCGCGGCGCGGTGAACTGGCCGCGTTGTGGAGTGCGCATGGGCTCGAGAGCGTCGAGGAGAGGCGGTTGGTCATCGAGATGACGTTCACCTCATTCGACGACTACTGGCGGGGGTTCCTGGGCGGGCAGGGGCCTGCAGGGCGCTACACCGCGACATTGACGGAATCGCAGCGAGCCGCGCTGCGGTCCCGGCTGCACGACCGCCTGGCGCCATCGGGCGAGGGTTTCACCCTTCGAGCGTGCGCCTGGGCCGCACGCGGTGTGGTCACGCGCTAG
- a CDS encoding LLM class flavin-dependent oxidoreductase: protein MKTPSRVLLGLGLGVEPGLTDVRRLLPEARACDAAGLDVVSISDHPNYADRVDAYAALGMILGATQRISGVVNLTNIGIRSAPLLARTVAGLSALSDRRVILGVGAGSLWDELSRLGVTPRSPAESVQSMEETIAVVRALTGGGPPVGFAGRFYQLHAADPSPEPTPPIWTGSQGPRSLAVTGRLADGWIPAHAADWRSSLVARSRPLIDEAAMAAGRDPSDVVTIYNVGGQITDRDLPKPRDEDGRWVGGSADQWVDELTSAVLDYDAAGLIYLPLGQPESAIHRWMHEIVPGVRRAIAESSPQRGR, encoded by the coding sequence ATGAAGACGCCGAGTCGTGTGCTGTTGGGCCTGGGACTTGGCGTCGAACCCGGTCTGACCGACGTACGCAGGCTGCTCCCGGAAGCCCGCGCGTGCGACGCGGCCGGTCTTGACGTCGTGTCGATCTCCGACCACCCCAACTACGCCGACCGCGTCGACGCATACGCCGCACTCGGCATGATCCTGGGTGCCACACAGCGAATCAGCGGCGTGGTCAACCTCACCAACATCGGGATCAGGTCGGCTCCCCTACTCGCACGCACTGTCGCCGGTCTTTCGGCCCTGTCGGATCGCCGCGTCATCCTCGGGGTCGGCGCAGGCAGCCTGTGGGACGAACTGAGCCGCCTCGGCGTCACACCGCGCTCCCCCGCCGAATCCGTCCAGTCCATGGAGGAGACGATCGCGGTTGTGCGCGCTCTCACCGGCGGAGGACCACCCGTCGGCTTCGCCGGGCGCTTCTACCAACTGCACGCTGCGGACCCATCGCCGGAGCCGACGCCCCCGATCTGGACGGGCTCACAGGGTCCCCGATCCCTCGCGGTGACCGGCCGCCTCGCCGACGGCTGGATACCCGCCCACGCCGCGGACTGGCGGAGTTCCCTCGTCGCCAGATCGCGCCCACTCATCGACGAAGCTGCGATGGCCGCCGGCCGAGACCCATCCGACGTCGTCACCATCTACAACGTGGGCGGCCAGATCACAGACCGAGACCTGCCGAAGCCGCGTGATGAGGACGGTCGCTGGGTCGGCGGCTCCGCCGATCAGTGGGTCGATGAATTGACATCAGCGGTGCTCGATTACGACGCAGCCGGCCTGATCTACCTTCCCCTCGGGCAGCCCGAGTCGGCGATCCACCGCTGGATGCACGAGATCGTCCCCGGAGTGCGGCGCGCCATTGCCGAGTCGAGTCCGCAACGCGGCCGCTGA
- a CDS encoding TetR/AcrR family transcriptional regulator: MTPRERRAARRQMPGPEVEAGAMRRRRKTTITPAQIIDTSLNVIATEGYEALSMRRLANALDTGPASLYAHVVNKADLDELLIGRLCAGLSLPEPDPKVWRDQLRSVCTQMRDQYLRYPGISRAAYAMAPTDREIVRVSEGMLALLLAGGVAPQAAAWAIDALLLYVAAYCLEICIMEQRKVHDEADWVVDTDELRSRLSALPAESFPHTVRYATELTAGQGHDRFDFTLDLMIDGLANR, translated from the coding sequence GTGACTCCGAGAGAGCGACGCGCCGCGCGTCGCCAGATGCCAGGTCCCGAGGTCGAAGCCGGCGCCATGCGGCGGCGCCGCAAGACCACGATCACCCCCGCGCAGATCATCGACACCTCACTGAACGTCATTGCCACAGAGGGCTACGAGGCCCTGTCCATGCGCCGACTGGCGAACGCACTCGACACCGGACCCGCCTCGCTCTACGCCCACGTGGTCAACAAGGCCGACCTCGATGAGCTACTCATCGGGCGATTGTGTGCCGGGCTCTCGCTGCCCGAGCCCGATCCCAAGGTGTGGAGGGACCAACTCCGCAGTGTGTGCACCCAGATGCGCGACCAGTACTTGAGGTACCCCGGAATCTCCCGCGCGGCATACGCGATGGCCCCCACCGACCGCGAGATCGTGCGCGTGAGCGAGGGAATGCTGGCACTACTGCTCGCCGGCGGCGTGGCCCCGCAGGCCGCCGCTTGGGCGATCGATGCGCTTCTGCTGTACGTAGCGGCCTACTGCCTGGAGATTTGCATCATGGAGCAGCGCAAGGTCCACGACGAGGCGGACTGGGTCGTCGACACAGACGAACTCCGGTCTCGACTGAGTGCTCTGCCCGCCGAGTCCTTCCCTCACACTGTCCGTTACGCAACCGAACTCACGGCCGGCCAGGGCCATGACCGCTTCGACTTCACCCTCGACCTGATGATCGACGGCCTGGCCAACCGCTAG
- a CDS encoding FAD-dependent monooxygenase, protein MRILVSGAGMAGLSAGISLGATGHDVTIIERAHHLRTNGSPIDIRGPSLEVAGAMGILDQIKQHRVSLTELVGFIDGTGAVIAKLPLGVGVVNDSVDDIEIPREDLANILRNAMPPSTTLIFEESIKELVDNGDGVDVTFVSGREDRFDIVVGADGLHSLTRRLVFGPEGDYLKHLGLYIALTTLPTASIGERGILNWPGHMIGIVSYRTTTLGVMNFRSPWIDYDYRDLEAQKRILLNEYAGHGEWRVPEILDSARDDPELYFDSISQIHMPTWHSGRTVLVGDAAHCASPLSGRGTAAAILGAWELARALERYPDDLTAAFQDYETKHRPYVTHAQSSAGLGGDLLIPATRADLDARNRRLREVAS, encoded by the coding sequence ATGCGCATCCTCGTCTCTGGAGCCGGCATGGCCGGGCTGAGCGCCGGCATCAGCCTCGGTGCCACGGGTCACGATGTCACCATCATCGAACGCGCTCATCATCTGCGCACCAACGGATCACCCATCGACATTCGCGGTCCGTCCCTCGAAGTCGCCGGTGCGATGGGCATTCTGGACCAGATCAAGCAGCATCGGGTCTCGCTGACAGAGCTCGTCGGATTCATCGACGGCACGGGTGCGGTGATCGCCAAGCTTCCCCTCGGTGTCGGTGTCGTCAACGACTCCGTCGATGACATCGAGATTCCCCGGGAAGACCTCGCGAACATTCTCCGCAACGCGATGCCCCCATCGACCACCCTGATCTTCGAGGAGTCGATCAAAGAACTCGTCGACAATGGCGATGGTGTCGACGTCACCTTCGTCTCTGGCCGCGAAGACCGATTCGACATCGTCGTCGGCGCCGATGGCCTGCACTCACTGACCCGACGCCTGGTCTTTGGGCCTGAAGGCGACTACCTCAAACATCTCGGCCTCTACATCGCCTTGACCACCCTCCCCACGGCGTCGATCGGCGAGCGCGGCATCCTGAATTGGCCGGGCCACATGATCGGCATCGTCAGCTACCGCACCACCACGCTGGGCGTCATGAACTTTCGGTCCCCGTGGATCGACTACGACTACCGCGATCTGGAGGCCCAAAAGCGGATCCTGCTCAACGAATATGCCGGCCACGGCGAATGGCGTGTGCCCGAAATCCTGGACTCCGCACGTGATGATCCCGAGCTGTATTTCGACTCGATCAGCCAGATCCACATGCCCACCTGGCACAGCGGTCGCACTGTGCTGGTCGGCGATGCCGCCCACTGCGCCTCCCCGCTGTCCGGTCGCGGCACCGCGGCCGCCATCCTCGGAGCCTGGGAGCTGGCGCGAGCACTGGAGAGATACCCGGACGACCTCACGGCGGCATTCCAGGACTACGAAACCAAGCACCGCCCATACGTGACCCACGCCCAGTCCAGTGCCGGCCTCGGCGGCGATCTCCTAATCCCCGCCACCCGGGCAGATCTGGACGCCCGCAACCGACGACTCCGCGAGGTGGCATCTTGA
- a CDS encoding TetR/AcrR family transcriptional regulator, producing MSPISAAPQRRRGSVLQDALLEATWAEIQEHGYDDLTFDAVAARAQTSRAVLYRRWPSKQDLVLAAVIHAVSKDPETAPDTGSLRGDVVGLLRAANGSRVRLATQLFTRLGTFYEDSGTNLAGLSAFVSGGRDNPLEEVIQRAIDRGEIQPEHVTDRIARLPADLFRYEVMFTLKPLPDSTIEEIVDTIFLPLIKPE from the coding sequence ATGTCTCCTATTTCGGCGGCGCCGCAGCGTCGGCGCGGCAGTGTGCTGCAGGACGCTCTGCTGGAGGCGACGTGGGCCGAGATCCAGGAACACGGCTACGACGACTTGACGTTCGATGCCGTGGCGGCGCGGGCGCAGACGAGTCGTGCCGTGTTGTATCGACGTTGGCCCAGTAAGCAGGACCTGGTACTGGCGGCGGTGATTCACGCGGTGAGCAAGGACCCGGAGACTGCACCAGATACCGGAAGCCTGCGTGGGGATGTTGTCGGCCTCCTGCGCGCGGCCAACGGGAGTCGGGTGAGGTTGGCGACGCAGTTGTTCACTCGGCTCGGCACCTTCTATGAGGATTCGGGCACGAACCTGGCCGGCTTGAGCGCGTTCGTCAGCGGGGGACGGGACAACCCCCTCGAGGAAGTGATCCAGCGGGCGATCGACCGTGGCGAGATTCAACCCGAACACGTCACCGACCGGATCGCCCGGTTGCCTGCGGATCTGTTCCGCTACGAGGTCATGTTCACCCTGAAGCCCCTGCCCGACAGCACTATCGAAGAGATCGTCGACACCATCTTCTTGCCGCTCATCAAGCCCGAGTGA
- a CDS encoding NADH:flavin oxidoreductase/NADH oxidase family protein, whose product MSAIGQPLELACGQTLANRLMKAGLSEQLSDREHAPTRALEQLYDRWGRGGCGLIITGNVTVDRRHMAEPRNVAIEDGRDRDRLHRWARAGQRGGTRIWVQLNHPGRQANPLAGRTRPVAPSAVGLDVPGAPRPRTLTVGEIEAIVERFATAAAIVKDAGFDGVQLHGAHGYLISQFLSPLANLRDDDWGGDLDRRMRFPVEVLRAVRDAVGDGFAVGIKLNSADFQRGGFTEDESEHVVARLARERIDLIEISGGTFEKPAMMGSVARQSTRDREAYFLTYAERVRAHAGTVPLAVTGGFRSRSAMDQALADDACDVIGMGRPLCVDPEAAHRLLSDAGHYAAAGTPRVSARSLLGRVVDLHAADALLDVQWHTDQIHRIAAGRDPDPARSWWRTIATTAHRNGLAALSRPRRG is encoded by the coding sequence ATGAGCGCCATCGGCCAGCCACTGGAGTTAGCCTGCGGGCAGACGCTGGCAAACCGGCTGATGAAGGCGGGACTCAGCGAGCAGCTCAGCGATCGTGAGCACGCACCGACGCGGGCGCTCGAACAGCTCTACGACCGCTGGGGGCGGGGCGGCTGCGGCCTGATCATCACCGGCAATGTCACCGTGGACCGGCGGCACATGGCCGAGCCGCGCAACGTCGCCATCGAGGATGGCCGCGATCGTGACCGCCTGCATCGCTGGGCGCGGGCCGGCCAACGTGGCGGCACGCGTATCTGGGTGCAACTCAACCACCCTGGGCGCCAGGCCAATCCGCTCGCCGGACGCACGCGCCCGGTCGCACCCAGTGCGGTTGGGCTCGACGTGCCCGGTGCACCGCGTCCACGCACGCTGACGGTGGGCGAGATTGAGGCGATCGTCGAACGCTTCGCGACGGCTGCGGCGATCGTCAAGGACGCCGGGTTCGACGGTGTCCAGCTGCATGGCGCGCACGGCTACCTGATCTCACAGTTCCTCTCACCGCTGGCCAATCTGCGCGACGACGACTGGGGTGGGGATCTGGACCGCCGCATGCGTTTCCCCGTGGAGGTGTTGCGCGCCGTGCGTGACGCCGTCGGCGACGGGTTCGCCGTCGGGATCAAGCTCAACTCGGCTGATTTCCAACGCGGGGGCTTCACCGAGGACGAGTCCGAACACGTCGTCGCCCGTCTCGCCCGTGAGCGAATCGACCTCATCGAGATCAGTGGCGGCACATTCGAGAAGCCCGCGATGATGGGCTCCGTCGCACGACAGAGCACCCGCGACCGGGAGGCCTACTTCCTCACCTACGCCGAGCGGGTCCGCGCGCACGCCGGCACCGTGCCGCTCGCCGTCACCGGCGGATTCCGTTCACGAAGTGCCATGGATCAAGCGCTGGCGGATGACGCGTGCGACGTGATCGGCATGGGCCGTCCGCTGTGCGTCGACCCCGAGGCGGCGCACCGGCTGCTCAGCGACGCCGGCCACTACGCCGCGGCGGGGACTCCGCGCGTGTCGGCGCGTTCGCTGCTCGGCCGCGTGGTCGACCTGCACGCAGCTGACGCGCTGCTCGACGTGCAGTGGCACACCGACCAGATCCACCGCATCGCGGCAGGCCGCGACCCGGACCCGGCCCGTTCGTGGTGGCGGACCATCGCCACCACCGCGCATCGCAATGGCCTCGCGGCCCTCTCACGTCCGCGGCGCGGTTGA
- a CDS encoding carbon-nitrogen hydrolase family protein, protein MTLAAAIQLEAVLGDVPGNLAACERLADEAGRAGARIIALPEFFSTGIGFDDVLKDAALPPDGAATALLTTLARRHQALVGGSFLCRDADGQVRNAYIAAGPDGVLGRHDKDLPTMWENAFYIGGQDDGVFRSGDYQVGAAVCWELMRTATVRRLRSRVDLVMTGSGWWSVPQWHPHAVFDRWERGNAATARTAAASFAKYVGAPVLHAAHAGGLTCAMPWLPVQYRGHFEGSTLITDAHGTILAERRPDEGEGIVLGDVEIGRRPPSLEPPERYWLHSRGALASATWHYQRLHGRTWYRRHMAGA, encoded by the coding sequence ATGACGCTCGCAGCGGCGATCCAACTCGAGGCGGTTCTCGGCGATGTTCCCGGCAATCTTGCGGCGTGTGAACGGCTCGCCGATGAGGCAGGCCGTGCGGGTGCGCGGATCATCGCGCTACCCGAGTTCTTCTCGACCGGCATCGGCTTCGACGACGTGTTGAAGGACGCCGCGCTGCCGCCGGATGGTGCGGCCACCGCGTTGCTCACGACGCTCGCCCGTCGACATCAGGCACTGGTGGGCGGCTCATTTCTGTGCCGCGACGCTGATGGCCAGGTGCGCAACGCCTACATCGCGGCCGGCCCCGACGGCGTGCTCGGGCGCCACGACAAGGACTTGCCGACCATGTGGGAGAACGCCTTCTACATCGGTGGGCAGGACGACGGGGTGTTTCGCAGTGGCGACTACCAGGTCGGGGCCGCCGTGTGCTGGGAGTTGATGCGCACCGCCACCGTTCGGCGTCTGCGGTCGCGCGTCGATCTGGTGATGACCGGCTCGGGGTGGTGGTCGGTTCCGCAATGGCATCCCCACGCGGTGTTCGATCGGTGGGAACGCGGCAACGCCGCAACGGCCCGAACCGCGGCGGCCTCATTCGCGAAATACGTGGGGGCACCGGTCCTTCACGCCGCGCACGCCGGAGGCTTGACGTGCGCGATGCCGTGGCTGCCCGTGCAGTACCGCGGCCATTTCGAGGGTTCGACTCTGATCACCGACGCACACGGCACGATTCTCGCCGAGCGTCGACCAGATGAGGGCGAGGGCATCGTCCTCGGCGACGTCGAGATCGGCCGTCGCCCTCCCTCACTCGAGCCTCCCGAACGCTACTGGCTGCATTCGCGCGGTGCCCTGGCGAGTGCCACCTGGCACTATCAACGCCTCCATGGCAGGACCTGGTATCGACGTCATATGGCCGGCGCGTGA
- a CDS encoding TetR/AcrR family transcriptional regulator, which produces MAESTVDTRAQRRRMRTAGPIMDAAERLFAVKGLVRTTVDEIAAEADVSVGTVYFHFESKDGLYLALVERALDVNEEYMARIDRDRGPFDRVLQSGDCYLRFFLDHPDKFRLVVLRVLEPSSGETLKDAEHRIAPRVKAIVGRIEADLAEARAAGLIRDVDVPATMRFLWGAWNGVIALALRQDDLVISSAELEHCLEVGRGLLRDALQA; this is translated from the coding sequence ATGGCTGAAAGTACGGTCGACACCCGGGCACAGCGTCGACGGATGCGCACGGCCGGTCCGATCATGGACGCCGCGGAACGGCTCTTCGCCGTCAAGGGGCTGGTGAGGACCACCGTCGACGAGATCGCCGCGGAGGCCGATGTTTCGGTCGGGACCGTCTACTTTCACTTCGAGTCAAAGGACGGGTTGTATCTCGCGCTCGTCGAGCGGGCACTCGATGTCAACGAGGAGTACATGGCCCGGATCGATCGGGACCGTGGACCGTTCGATCGTGTGCTGCAATCCGGCGACTGCTACCTTCGCTTCTTCCTCGACCATCCCGACAAGTTCAGGCTCGTGGTCCTGCGCGTGCTGGAGCCCTCGAGCGGCGAGACGCTCAAGGACGCCGAGCATCGGATCGCACCTCGGGTCAAGGCGATCGTCGGACGCATCGAGGCTGACCTCGCCGAGGCACGTGCGGCCGGGCTGATCCGCGACGTCGACGTGCCCGCCACCATGCGGTTTCTCTGGGGAGCCTGGAACGGCGTGATCGCGCTGGCGCTACGTCAGGACGATCTGGTGATCAGCTCCGCAGAGCTCGAGCACTGCCTCGAGGTGGGGCGCGGCCTTCTGCGGGATGCACTGCAGGCGTGA
- a CDS encoding aminoglycoside phosphotransferase family protein produces MDFDGGWDCRARLVDGRWIERTPRRPEVANQLRREAALMPWLAPRLPLRVPEPKVVSAAPLVLRHELVPGVPLTVLDATAGRALGMFLRALHGCPVTEAIERGLPAAADTIAERGDTVKRFRADVVPLLPKARAASALALLDSVLSYPADTIVHGDLGPEHVLTTGDGPTGVIDFGDLGCDDAALDLAWALHGTPAAFAEALASTYGVTADQRDRALSWHQMGPWHEVTHGLDTGDSDSIRLGLIGVLDRITP; encoded by the coding sequence GTGGATTTCGACGGAGGGTGGGACTGCCGAGCGAGGTTGGTTGACGGTCGTTGGATCGAGCGCACGCCGAGGCGGCCCGAGGTCGCCAATCAGCTCCGCCGGGAGGCAGCTTTGATGCCGTGGCTGGCGCCACGCTTGCCGCTTCGAGTGCCCGAACCCAAGGTAGTCAGCGCCGCGCCGCTGGTCCTGCGCCACGAACTCGTCCCCGGCGTGCCATTGACCGTTCTAGACGCGACCGCGGGCCGGGCGCTTGGAATGTTCCTGCGCGCACTACACGGGTGTCCGGTGACGGAGGCGATCGAGCGCGGCCTTCCCGCCGCCGCAGACACCATCGCAGAGCGTGGCGACACGGTAAAGCGCTTTCGGGCTGACGTCGTGCCGTTGTTGCCGAAGGCACGCGCCGCGTCGGCACTGGCGTTGCTCGACAGTGTCCTGAGCTACCCCGCCGACACGATCGTGCACGGAGACCTCGGGCCAGAACACGTGCTCACGACGGGAGATGGCCCCACCGGCGTTATCGACTTCGGGGACCTCGGATGCGACGATGCGGCGCTTGACCTCGCCTGGGCACTGCACGGCACCCCGGCGGCGTTCGCCGAGGCACTGGCGTCGACATATGGGGTGACCGCCGACCAGCGTGATCGTGCGCTGTCCTGGCACCAGATGGGCCCGTGGCATGAGGTCACCCACGGATTGGATACCGGCGACAGCGATTCGATCCGCCTCGGGCTGATTGGCGTCCTCGACAGGATCACGCCATGA
- a CDS encoding glutaminyl-peptide cyclotransferase, producing the protein MWPRRVLVGSTAAVFAGAAIVGAAVLLVPPDAEVTPVPVITPVVVGVIPHDPAAYSEGLEFDGGDLYESTGEETKSQLREVDPATGRVLRSVGLPPTYFGEGIAVVGDRIWQLTYQNNVAIEWDKTTFTPIREVPIDVGGWGLCFDGDRLISSDGTGRLSFHDVNTFAVTGGITVTRDGQPVSGLNELDCVDGRVWAAAWPNDQFVRVDPATGVVDLVLDTSGLWNPSERTARQVVSGIAHISGQEFLISGKEWPQSYQVRIDA; encoded by the coding sequence ATGTGGCCTCGCAGAGTGTTGGTGGGATCGACAGCGGCGGTGTTCGCAGGGGCGGCGATCGTGGGGGCGGCGGTGTTGTTGGTGCCGCCGGATGCGGAGGTCACGCCGGTTCCAGTCATCACGCCGGTAGTCGTCGGCGTCATCCCACACGACCCGGCCGCATACAGCGAGGGGCTCGAGTTCGACGGAGGCGACCTGTATGAGTCCACGGGGGAGGAGACGAAATCTCAACTGCGCGAGGTGGATCCGGCGACTGGCCGGGTGCTTCGCTCCGTCGGCCTACCCCCGACGTACTTCGGCGAGGGCATTGCCGTTGTCGGTGACCGCATTTGGCAGTTGACCTATCAGAACAATGTGGCGATCGAATGGGACAAGACGACATTCACTCCGATTCGCGAAGTCCCCATCGACGTCGGCGGGTGGGGACTGTGCTTCGACGGTGATCGGCTCATCAGCAGCGATGGCACCGGCCGGTTGTCGTTTCACGATGTCAACACCTTCGCCGTGACCGGCGGGATCACCGTGACGCGCGACGGACAGCCTGTCAGCGGGCTCAACGAGCTCGACTGTGTGGACGGCCGCGTCTGGGCTGCAGCGTGGCCCAACGACCAGTTCGTTCGCGTCGATCCCGCGACCGGCGTGGTTGACCTGGTGCTGGACACGTCCGGCCTGTGGAACCCGAGTGAACGCACGGCTCGCCAGGTAGTCAGCGGCATCGCCCACATCAGCGGCCAGGAGTTCCTGATCAGCGGCAAGGAATGGCCGCAGAGCTACCAGGTGCGGATCGACGCCTGA
- a CDS encoding FKBP-type peptidyl-prolyl cis-trans isomerase, producing the protein MNSSRVSSSVAIAACAASLVMALAACGSDTDTSSASSSPVSDVFTPPSITETATEASTCPTAAPADGAAPEWTLPGATGSVAVSGSTDTAAPNVKVTAPFSVTETQVHTLQAGDGPVVADNATVSVCYMGVNGRDGSVFDSSYQRGEPVEFPLNGVVPGFQKAIAGQTVGSTVGVAVVSADGYPSGQPAAGIQPGDTLIFAIKILDATS; encoded by the coding sequence GTGAACTCCTCTCGCGTGTCCTCCTCCGTCGCGATCGCGGCCTGCGCCGCGTCGCTCGTCATGGCGCTCGCCGCGTGCGGCTCCGATACCGATACCTCATCGGCCAGCTCGTCGCCCGTCTCCGACGTGTTCACGCCGCCCAGCATCACGGAGACGGCAACCGAGGCCAGCACCTGCCCAACGGCTGCGCCTGCGGACGGTGCCGCCCCCGAGTGGACGCTCCCGGGAGCCACTGGCAGCGTTGCGGTCAGCGGATCCACGGATACGGCAGCGCCGAACGTCAAGGTCACTGCACCCTTCAGCGTGACCGAGACCCAGGTGCACACGCTGCAGGCCGGTGACGGTCCAGTCGTCGCCGACAATGCCACGGTTTCGGTCTGCTACATGGGCGTGAACGGCCGTGACGGATCTGTGTTCGACAGCAGCTACCAGCGCGGCGAGCCGGTTGAGTTTCCGCTGAACGGAGTCGTGCCGGGCTTCCAGAAGGCCATCGCAGGACAGACGGTCGGATCCACAGTCGGTGTCGCGGTGGTCTCTGCCGACGGCTACCCCTCCGGTCAGCCCGCCGCCGGCATCCAGCCGGGTGACACGCTCATCTTCGCGATCAAGATCCTCGACGCAACCAGTTGA
- a CDS encoding MBL fold metallo-hydrolase, with amino-acid sequence MSLDTTSHIVTPDELVPSRYALRVGDIDVMVISDGVLPITTGTLATNAAPADLSAWLTDMYLPQEVLDWPLNVAVVRSGGKTILIDSGLGTEFPDFPRAGQLAMRLVAAGIDPSSVTDVVLTHLHMDHIGGLLVDGLRNQLRPDLRVHLAAAEAEFWEAPDFSRTVMPGPIPDVLRRTAAQFLDVYRSQLRPFETEHEVAPGVLLRRTGGHTPGHSIVRIESGGEALTFAGDAVFQVGFDNPEWQNGFEHDPEESTRVRIRLLQELAASGEALVATHLPFPSVCHVAVAGDAFRFIPANWDY; translated from the coding sequence ATGAGCTTGGACACCACCTCACACATCGTCACGCCCGACGAGTTGGTTCCGTCGCGCTACGCACTGCGAGTCGGCGATATCGACGTCATGGTGATCAGCGACGGGGTGCTACCGATAACCACCGGCACGCTGGCCACCAACGCCGCTCCTGCCGACCTGTCAGCCTGGCTCACGGACATGTACCTGCCTCAGGAGGTGCTCGACTGGCCGTTGAATGTGGCCGTAGTGCGCAGCGGTGGCAAGACCATCCTCATCGATTCCGGACTGGGCACAGAGTTCCCGGACTTCCCGCGGGCCGGGCAGCTGGCGATGCGCCTCGTCGCCGCCGGGATCGATCCGTCGTCGGTGACCGACGTGGTGCTCACGCACCTGCACATGGACCATATCGGTGGGCTGCTGGTCGACGGGCTCAGGAATCAGCTGCGCCCAGACCTGCGGGTGCACCTGGCCGCGGCCGAGGCGGAGTTCTGGGAAGCACCCGACTTCTCCCGCACCGTCATGCCCGGTCCGATTCCGGACGTGCTTCGGCGGACTGCCGCACAGTTCCTCGACGTGTATCGCAGCCAGCTGCGGCCGTTCGAGACCGAGCACGAGGTGGCACCCGGCGTGCTGCTTCGCCGCACCGGCGGTCACACCCCCGGTCACAGCATCGTTCGCATCGAGTCCGGCGGCGAGGCACTGACGTTCGCCGGTGACGCCGTGTTCCAGGTCGGATTCGACAACCCCGAGTGGCAAAACGGATTCGAACACGACCCCGAGGAGTCCACCCGAGTCCGGATCCGCCTGCTGCAGGAGCTCGCGGCCAGCGGCGAGGCACTGGTGGCCACTCACCTGCCGTTCCCGTCGGTGTGCCACGTCGCGGTCGCAGGCGACGCCTTCCGCTTCATACCAGCCAACTGGGACTACTGA